A stretch of the Teretinema zuelzerae genome encodes the following:
- a CDS encoding LacI family DNA-binding transcriptional regulator — MNIKDVAKMAGVSISTISRVINNSAYVSPDIRERIEKVLADTGYRPNSLAKELLSHKTNTLGVMLPRIDLGTFSAIFDGISAVVTANGYNIILANTYDRKEEELHYLDLFHAKRVDGILYFATGIDDDHKRAISKLRMPVVIVGQSGIQLECPAVRVDNFGAARTMVNHLADLGHRRIGCIAVGDHDENIGKLRREGYRAALEDSGISYDPELVVTGDFEYPSGKKGAEKLMEDAEKRPTAIYCITDRLAIGAIAWLTTHGYKVPEDISVACVDDPEVLAYCNPPITTMSFDYTGTGNRAGKLMVDIINGKEAGPLEVVMPYTMRIRDSVRPLTAREQEE, encoded by the coding sequence ATGAATATCAAGGATGTGGCGAAGATGGCGGGAGTTTCGATTTCCACGATTTCGCGCGTAATAAACAACTCCGCCTACGTCAGCCCGGATATCAGGGAACGGATCGAAAAAGTTCTTGCCGATACCGGATACCGGCCGAACTCCCTTGCAAAAGAACTCCTCAGCCATAAGACGAATACCCTCGGCGTCATGCTCCCCCGCATCGACCTGGGAACTTTTTCCGCGATCTTCGACGGAATCTCCGCGGTGGTCACCGCCAACGGATACAATATCATTCTGGCGAATACCTACGACCGCAAAGAAGAGGAGCTGCACTACCTCGATCTGTTTCATGCGAAGCGAGTAGACGGAATTCTGTACTTCGCGACAGGGATCGACGACGATCATAAAAGGGCGATCTCGAAACTGAGGATGCCGGTGGTGATCGTCGGACAGTCGGGAATACAGCTTGAATGCCCAGCGGTGCGAGTCGACAACTTCGGGGCCGCGCGTACCATGGTGAATCATCTAGCGGATTTAGGACACCGGCGCATCGGTTGCATTGCCGTCGGGGATCATGACGAAAACATCGGAAAACTCAGACGCGAAGGATATCGGGCGGCCCTCGAAGATTCAGGCATTTCCTACGATCCTGAACTGGTAGTCACGGGAGACTTCGAGTATCCTTCAGGAAAGAAGGGAGCCGAAAAACTGATGGAGGACGCAGAAAAGCGGCCTACCGCGATATATTGCATTACGGACCGGCTGGCGATCGGAGCGATAGCCTGGCTTACGACGCACGGATACAAGGTTCCGGAAGACATTTCCGTAGCCTGCGTCGACGATCCGGAAGTTCTCGCGTATTGCAACCCGCCGATAACGACGATGAGCTTCGACTATACCGGCACGGGAAACCGTGCAGGAAAGCTCATGGTGGATATAATTAATGGAAAGGAAGCCGGCCCTCTCGAGGTCGTCATGCCCTATACAATGCGGATCCGGGACAGCGTCCGGCCGCTGACTGCGCGCGAGCAGGAGGAGTGA
- a CDS encoding ABC transporter ATP-binding protein: MEYVVEMLGITKDFPGIRANNNITLRLKKGEVHALLGENGAGKSTLMSILFGLYQPDAGTIKIRGKEERIDNPNVANELGIGMVHQHFKLVHNFTVTENIVLGIEPRKGLSLDLKDASEKIRKLSAQYGLNVDPEARIENISVGMQQRVEILKMLYRDAEVLIFDEPTAVLTPQEIDDLLKIMRNLISEGKSIILITHKLREIKAIADRCTVIRLGKYINTVDVRDTSEAGMAEMMIGRQISFEIPRAEWKPGEVILETRDLSVMNARKVLGLKDFSIELRAGEILGIAGVEGNGQTELVEAITGLRKPESGSIFLKGKDITGYSIRDRIEGGIAHIPEDRHKRGLVLDYSIEENCILETHREAPFSRKGFLNHQAIRENANRIISDFDVRSGEGAVTPTRSMSGGNQQKAIIGREFNLNPDLLIAVQPTRGLDVGSIVYIHKRLMEQRDSGKAVLLVSLELDEILDLSDRIAVVCHGELVAVVNAKETNEKEIGLMMTGVRKEAVK, encoded by the coding sequence ATGGAATATGTGGTGGAAATGCTCGGAATTACCAAAGATTTTCCCGGCATCCGCGCGAACAACAACATTACGTTGCGGCTAAAGAAGGGAGAGGTTCATGCCCTCCTGGGAGAGAACGGAGCGGGTAAATCGACCCTGATGAGCATTCTCTTCGGTCTGTACCAGCCCGACGCGGGAACCATTAAAATCAGGGGAAAAGAAGAACGAATCGACAATCCCAACGTCGCAAACGAGCTGGGAATCGGAATGGTGCATCAGCACTTCAAGCTGGTCCACAATTTCACGGTAACGGAAAACATCGTTCTGGGCATCGAGCCCCGTAAGGGACTGTCTCTGGATCTGAAGGACGCCTCCGAAAAAATCCGGAAGCTCTCGGCCCAGTACGGTCTCAACGTCGACCCCGAGGCGCGCATCGAGAACATCTCGGTCGGCATGCAACAGCGCGTGGAAATTCTCAAGATGCTCTACCGGGACGCGGAAGTCCTCATATTCGACGAACCGACCGCGGTTCTCACGCCGCAGGAAATAGACGATCTTCTGAAAATCATGCGGAACCTCATAAGCGAAGGCAAGTCGATCATTCTCATCACCCACAAACTGAGGGAGATCAAGGCGATCGCCGACCGCTGCACCGTCATCAGGCTCGGAAAATACATCAATACCGTCGACGTGCGCGACACCAGCGAAGCCGGAATGGCAGAGATGATGATCGGACGCCAGATATCCTTCGAAATACCGAGAGCCGAATGGAAGCCCGGAGAGGTAATTCTGGAAACGCGCGATTTGAGCGTCATGAACGCGCGGAAGGTTCTCGGCCTCAAGGATTTTTCCATCGAACTCCGCGCCGGCGAAATTCTCGGCATCGCGGGAGTCGAAGGGAACGGCCAGACGGAGCTTGTCGAAGCGATCACCGGCCTGCGCAAGCCTGAATCCGGCTCGATTTTCCTCAAGGGAAAGGACATCACCGGTTATTCGATCCGCGACCGGATCGAAGGCGGCATCGCTCATATACCGGAAGACCGGCATAAACGGGGACTCGTGCTCGATTATTCAATAGAAGAAAACTGCATACTCGAAACTCACCGGGAAGCCCCCTTCTCAAGGAAAGGCTTTCTCAATCATCAAGCGATACGGGAAAACGCGAACCGGATCATCTCGGACTTCGACGTGCGCTCCGGAGAGGGTGCGGTAACGCCGACCCGCAGCATGTCCGGAGGAAACCAGCAAAAGGCCATCATCGGCAGGGAATTCAACCTGAATCCGGATCTGTTGATCGCAGTCCAGCCTACCCGCGGACTCGACGTGGGAAGCATCGTCTACATCCATAAACGGCTCATGGAGCAGCGGGATTCAGGAAAGGCGGTACTGCTGGTGTCGCTCGAACTCGACGAGATCCTGGATCTGTCGGACCGCATTGCGGTCGTCTGCCACGGCGAACTGGTCGCGGTGGTGAACGCAAAAGAAACGAATGAAAAGGAAATCGGTCTCATGATGACCGGAGTGCGAAAGGAGGCCGTTAAATGA
- the feoB gene encoding Fe(2+) transporter permease subunit FeoB — MKDGNKALTIAIAGNPNSGKTTLFNALTGSRQRVGNWPGVTVEKKTGDMPHAGKNYTIVDLPGIYSLSSHSDDERAARDYLLSNEAGLVVNIVDASNLERNLFLTLSLIEMRVPLIVVLNMMDLAEKKGIKIDPSALSASLGVPVMAISAVNADDVKRVRETIAADSSSISPSRLIVPYPTSITAAASAWKEALAPVASSLGADPDWLSIKLLEGDSFLAGRVADAGVLSSEDIERAMKEIESAEGDTPDSVIASAKYETIASASGASRTSRPVSARAADRLDRLVLNRFLGIPLFLGVMYLLFAVVINFGGAFIDFFDILFGAVFVDGFALLLESGGAPSWLVALLANGVGAGIQTVSTFVPIMFMMFFMLSLLEDSGYMARAAFVMDRALRAIGLPGKAFIPMIVGFGCTVPAVMATRTLENKRDRYLSVFMVPFMSCGARLPVYALFGAAFFGASSGLVVLSLYLTGIVLAVLTGFLLKNTLFKGEPAPFVMELPPWHLPRLGAILRHSWSRLSSFVVRAGRVIIIVVALLGMLNTIGTDGSIGNEDTESSVLASVGRAITPVFAPMGISADNWPATVGIFTGLFAKEAVVGTLNGLYGQMAVPALDAETDENPSSGADGLETAESSAPEESWSLMSELQAAFRSIPEGLSGLAGTLRDPAGMSLVSEDESTIAEEIEADEGLFTSLRNSFGGNSAAAYAYLLFILIYFPCFAALGAIVREIGPVFGAVSVTYLTVLAWIVATLFYQIASGGQAFWIVFACALLVLVVGIFAWMGRANRKPAIARATP, encoded by the coding sequence ATGAAAGACGGAAACAAGGCGTTGACCATAGCGATCGCCGGAAACCCCAACTCGGGGAAGACAACCCTTTTCAACGCGCTTACCGGCAGCCGCCAGCGTGTGGGCAACTGGCCCGGCGTAACAGTGGAAAAAAAGACCGGCGACATGCCTCATGCCGGAAAAAACTACACGATAGTAGATCTTCCCGGAATTTATTCGCTTTCCTCCCATTCTGACGACGAACGGGCAGCCAGAGATTATCTTTTGTCCAATGAAGCCGGCCTGGTGGTGAACATCGTGGACGCTTCCAATCTTGAACGGAATCTCTTCCTCACCCTCAGCCTGATAGAAATGCGCGTTCCTCTGATCGTCGTTCTTAATATGATGGATCTTGCCGAAAAAAAAGGCATCAAAATCGATCCTTCTGCCTTGTCTGCATCCCTCGGCGTTCCGGTTATGGCGATAAGCGCCGTTAATGCCGACGACGTCAAACGGGTGCGCGAGACGATCGCTGCGGATTCATCCTCGATCTCTCCTTCCCGGCTTATCGTTCCGTATCCGACTTCAATAACCGCAGCGGCTTCTGCGTGGAAAGAAGCTCTTGCTCCTGTGGCTTCGAGTCTCGGGGCCGATCCCGACTGGCTTTCGATAAAACTGCTCGAAGGCGATTCCTTCCTCGCCGGGCGCGTTGCGGATGCCGGAGTACTTTCCTCCGAGGATATCGAAAGGGCTATGAAGGAAATTGAAAGCGCTGAGGGAGATACCCCGGACTCCGTCATCGCTTCGGCTAAATATGAAACCATCGCGTCGGCTTCGGGAGCATCCCGAACAAGCAGGCCGGTTTCGGCGCGAGCCGCCGACCGTCTGGACCGCCTCGTTCTTAACCGTTTCCTCGGAATTCCCCTGTTCCTCGGCGTCATGTATCTTCTGTTCGCCGTGGTTATTAATTTCGGCGGCGCATTCATCGATTTCTTCGATATTCTTTTCGGAGCAGTATTCGTCGACGGCTTCGCCCTCCTTCTCGAAAGCGGCGGCGCTCCGTCCTGGCTGGTCGCCCTTCTCGCAAACGGGGTCGGCGCGGGCATTCAGACTGTTTCCACCTTCGTCCCCATCATGTTCATGATGTTCTTCATGCTGTCCCTGCTCGAGGACTCAGGCTATATGGCCCGGGCCGCCTTCGTAATGGACCGCGCTCTGCGTGCTATCGGCCTTCCCGGAAAAGCCTTCATCCCGATGATCGTCGGTTTCGGCTGCACGGTGCCCGCGGTGATGGCGACCCGAACCCTTGAAAACAAGCGCGACAGATATCTGTCGGTTTTCATGGTTCCCTTCATGTCCTGCGGAGCCCGGCTTCCCGTCTACGCGCTCTTCGGCGCGGCCTTTTTCGGCGCTTCTTCCGGACTCGTCGTATTGAGTTTGTACCTGACGGGCATCGTCCTCGCCGTTCTCACCGGATTTCTTCTGAAGAACACCCTCTTCAAGGGCGAACCCGCTCCCTTCGTGATGGAACTGCCCCCCTGGCACCTGCCCCGGCTCGGAGCGATACTCCGACATTCCTGGTCGCGTTTGTCGTCTTTCGTCGTTCGCGCCGGCCGGGTCATCATAATCGTTGTCGCTCTTTTGGGAATGCTCAACACTATCGGAACAGACGGTTCAATCGGCAACGAAGACACCGAATCTTCAGTCCTCGCTTCAGTCGGCCGAGCCATCACGCCTGTATTCGCTCCGATGGGCATCAGCGCCGACAACTGGCCCGCTACGGTCGGCATTTTCACCGGTTTGTTCGCGAAAGAAGCTGTCGTCGGAACTCTCAATGGTCTGTACGGCCAAATGGCCGTGCCCGCTTTAGATGCCGAAACAGACGAGAATCCCTCTTCGGGCGCGGATGGTCTTGAAACGGCGGAATCTTCAGCGCCGGAAGAATCATGGAGCCTCATGTCGGAGCTTCAGGCGGCCTTCCGTTCGATTCCGGAAGGGCTGTCGGGTCTCGCCGGAACCTTGCGCGATCCTGCCGGCATGTCCCTTGTTTCGGAGGATGAATCGACGATAGCGGAGGAGATCGAGGCCGACGAAGGCCTGTTTACGAGCCTGAGAAATTCGTTCGGAGGGAACTCGGCCGCGGCCTATGCGTACCTGTTGTTCATCCTGATTTATTTCCCCTGCTTCGCGGCGCTCGGGGCTATCGTGAGGGAAATCGGTCCGGTCTTCGGAGCCGTATCAGTGACGTATCTAACCGTGCTCGCCTGGATCGTCGCGACTCTGTTTTATCAGATCGCCTCGGGCGGACAGGCATTCTGGATTGTCTTCGCCTGCGCGCTCCTTGTTCTTGTTGTCGGAATTTTCGCCTGGATGGGACGAGCGAATCGCAAGCCGGCGATTGCGCGCGCAACACCGTGA
- a CDS encoding metal ABC transporter solute-binding protein, Zn/Mn family gives MKNYRLLIAVLLFIAATGAYAAGNADSQPAASKPLVAVSILPQQYFVERIAGDRFDVLVLVGQGQSPHSYDPTPRQMADLARASLWILSGTDFEEGLQPKIAKQFPSLVQVDGTRGVTFRSMEGHDHHDEEGEDHDDGHSNEDASADHDQPGSIDRHTWLGREPALILAAHVRVALTKIDPAGAAQYAANYDSLTAEINAVFAKLSKDLAPLAGSEVLVFHPSFGYFLDEFDIGQESVETGGKEPTPRVLTELIARAREENTRAIFVQKQFPVSAAERIAREVGARVVYLDPLSPDWLSNIELMGNELSKALQ, from the coding sequence ATGAAAAATTATCGTCTTCTTATAGCAGTTCTTCTTTTTATCGCGGCAACCGGCGCATACGCCGCGGGAAACGCCGATTCGCAGCCGGCAGCTTCTAAGCCCCTCGTCGCGGTGAGCATACTTCCGCAGCAATACTTCGTTGAGCGGATCGCGGGAGACCGGTTCGACGTGCTCGTATTGGTCGGCCAGGGACAGAGCCCCCATTCCTACGATCCGACTCCCCGGCAGATGGCGGATCTCGCCCGGGCCTCGCTGTGGATACTCTCGGGAACGGATTTCGAAGAAGGCCTCCAGCCGAAAATTGCAAAACAGTTTCCTTCGCTGGTCCAGGTTGACGGAACCCGGGGCGTGACGTTCCGTTCGATGGAGGGGCACGATCATCACGACGAAGAGGGAGAAGATCATGACGACGGCCATTCAAACGAGGATGCTTCCGCCGATCACGATCAACCGGGCAGCATAGACCGCCATACCTGGCTCGGCAGGGAGCCTGCCCTGATTCTCGCTGCTCATGTCCGCGTCGCTCTTACCAAGATCGATCCCGCCGGAGCCGCGCAGTACGCGGCGAACTACGACTCTCTGACCGCCGAAATCAACGCTGTATTCGCGAAGCTTTCCAAGGATCTCGCTCCGCTCGCCGGTTCGGAGGTCTTGGTGTTTCACCCTTCATTCGGATATTTTCTCGACGAGTTCGACATCGGGCAGGAATCAGTCGAAACCGGCGGAAAGGAGCCTACTCCCCGCGTCCTTACAGAACTCATAGCGCGCGCCCGCGAAGAGAACACCCGCGCGATTTTCGTGCAGAAACAGTTTCCGGTAAGCGCCGCCGAGCGCATCGCAAGGGAAGTCGGGGCGAGGGTGGTGTATCTCGATCCTCTTTCGCCCGATTGGCTCTCGAATATCGAGTTGATGGGCAATGAACTTTCGAAGGCTCTTCAATAA
- a CDS encoding ABC transporter permease encodes MWHIISTIFPYAVAFAMPLLITSLGGLYSERSGVVNIGLEGLMVIGSFASSITTVALYPVMGTGAVWVSLIAAMAAGALFSLLHAFASVSLNANQVISGTAINMIAGALTIYLARAITGSGNIQIQQGLPRIDIPVLVHIPLLGPLFFKQTYGSTWLILCILAAAAWVLYKTPFGLRLRACGEHPQAADAAGINVYRIRYAAVMISGAMSGLGGAAILVTYAGEFSGSVAGMGFLALAALIFGQWKPLGILGATFFFGFAATLANASQAEPALKVIPEVVLKVFPYIVTLFALVFFSRSTQAPRASGEPFEKGKR; translated from the coding sequence ATGTGGCACATTATATCCACCATATTTCCCTATGCAGTCGCGTTCGCGATGCCGCTTCTCATCACCTCCCTGGGAGGGCTCTACAGCGAACGGAGCGGAGTCGTCAACATCGGTCTCGAGGGGCTCATGGTCATCGGAAGCTTCGCGAGTTCGATCACGACGGTAGCCCTCTATCCGGTAATGGGGACGGGCGCAGTCTGGGTAAGCCTGATCGCGGCGATGGCCGCTGGAGCCCTCTTTTCGCTCCTCCATGCCTTTGCGAGCGTGAGCCTCAACGCGAACCAGGTTATCTCGGGAACCGCCATCAACATGATAGCCGGCGCCCTGACCATCTACCTTGCGCGGGCGATTACCGGCTCTGGAAATATCCAGATCCAGCAGGGGCTTCCCCGCATAGACATCCCCGTCCTGGTGCATATTCCGCTGCTGGGGCCGCTGTTCTTCAAGCAAACCTACGGTTCAACCTGGCTGATTCTCTGCATTCTCGCGGCAGCCGCCTGGGTGCTCTATAAAACGCCCTTCGGCCTCAGGCTCAGAGCCTGCGGAGAACATCCCCAGGCCGCTGACGCGGCGGGAATCAACGTGTACCGGATCCGCTACGCCGCCGTCATGATCTCCGGCGCGATGTCCGGGCTCGGCGGAGCGGCGATTCTGGTGACCTACGCCGGAGAGTTCAGCGGGTCGGTCGCAGGAATGGGATTTCTCGCCCTCGCCGCCCTCATCTTCGGACAGTGGAAACCGCTGGGCATTCTGGGAGCTACCTTCTTCTTCGGTTTCGCGGCGACGCTCGCAAATGCTTCGCAGGCGGAGCCCGCCCTGAAAGTGATACCGGAAGTAGTTCTGAAAGTATTCCCCTACATCGTCACCCTGTTCGCTCTCGTGTTCTTCTCGCGAAGCACCCAGGCGCCCCGCGCGTCCGGCGAACCCTTCGAAAAGGGAAAACGATAA
- a CDS encoding FeoA family protein: MDLKLKDMEIGSTGEVAGYSRSDAVYRDKLLAMGLTKGTPFKVLRVAPLGDPVEIEVRGFRLSLRKAESDVLEIRRLG; encoded by the coding sequence ATGGATCTGAAATTGAAGGATATGGAAATCGGGAGCACCGGAGAAGTCGCCGGCTACTCCCGTTCAGATGCGGTGTACCGCGACAAACTGCTCGCGATGGGCTTGACGAAGGGAACTCCCTTCAAGGTTCTTCGCGTGGCTCCGCTCGGAGATCCCGTGGAAATCGAAGTGAGAGGTTTCCGGTTAAGCCTCCGCAAAGCTGAATCGGACGTGCTCGAAATTCGGAGGCTTGGATGA
- a CDS encoding aldo/keto reductase, translating to MKYRNLGKTGFKVSEISLGTWQLGGGWGKPYDEKTAEAVLETALEQGITFFDTADVYSDGKSEASVGSFVRRHRDSVRFATKCGRRLNPHTDQSYTPASLRSFVEDSLRNTGLERLDLIQLHCPPTSVYYRPEIFEEFERLRDEGKIDRFGVSVEKAEEGLKAIEYPNVDTVQIIFNIFRQRPAELFFREAAAKNIGVIVRVPLASGLLAGKMTEATVFEAGDHRTFNRNGESFDKGETFSGVPLPDGLRAVERLREIFPPEPSMAVRSLRWILDHPEVSCVIPGASRPDQIPRNCAASEAEHLPQAEHTQIRRIYEVDIKPLVHQRW from the coding sequence TTGAAATATCGTAACCTGGGAAAAACCGGTTTCAAGGTATCGGAAATATCGCTTGGAACCTGGCAGCTCGGCGGCGGCTGGGGAAAGCCGTACGACGAAAAGACGGCCGAAGCCGTTCTTGAAACAGCCCTCGAGCAGGGCATTACATTTTTCGATACGGCCGATGTCTATTCCGACGGAAAAAGCGAAGCTTCGGTAGGAAGTTTCGTTCGCCGCCACAGGGACTCGGTCCGTTTCGCCACCAAATGCGGCCGCCGGTTAAATCCTCATACCGATCAATCCTATACTCCCGCTTCTCTCCGCTCGTTCGTGGAAGATAGCCTCCGCAATACCGGCCTTGAGCGGCTCGACCTGATTCAGCTTCACTGCCCGCCGACTTCCGTATACTATCGGCCTGAAATTTTCGAGGAATTCGAGCGGCTTCGCGACGAGGGAAAGATCGACCGGTTCGGCGTAAGCGTCGAGAAGGCGGAAGAAGGGCTGAAGGCGATAGAATACCCGAATGTCGACACCGTTCAGATCATTTTCAATATTTTCCGCCAGCGTCCCGCCGAGCTCTTTTTTCGGGAAGCCGCCGCAAAAAACATCGGAGTCATCGTCCGCGTTCCGCTGGCGAGCGGCCTGTTGGCCGGAAAAATGACCGAAGCGACCGTGTTCGAAGCAGGGGATCACAGAACCTTCAACCGCAACGGAGAATCCTTCGACAAGGGCGAGACCTTCTCGGGCGTTCCTCTTCCGGACGGCCTGCGCGCCGTCGAACGCCTGCGAGAGATATTCCCTCCCGAACCGTCAATGGCGGTGCGCTCTCTCCGCTGGATCCTCGACCATCCGGAAGTATCCTGCGTCATCCCGGGAGCTTCCCGGCCCGACCAGATACCCCGAAATTGCGCTGCTTCGGAAGCCGAGCATCTGCCGCAGGCTGAGCATACCCAGATACGCCGGATTTACGAGGTGGATATCAAACCTCTCGTGCATCAGCGCTGGTAA
- a CDS encoding ABC transporter permease, with protein sequence MRLRVNKDFSVGIISVLLGLLAGGVLMIFSGNNPLEGYRYLFAGGLMNSERVGNTLAMATPLILTGLSVAFAFRTGLFNIGTPGQVIAGGLTATVIALTVQMPRPALLAFMLAAALLAGAVWGIVPGLLKARFNVHEVVSGIMMNWIAYWIAYYFIPAYFKGSFETESQHIPKIASLKTDWLTGLFAGSYINLGIFLAVIAVAIIAVILKETVLGYQLKAVGFNRHAAEYSGISVNRNIILSMMIAGGLSGLAGLTLYTGYTSSFQIGVMPSQGFDGIAVALLGATSPVGVVGAALFFGILQSGKGFMNAMTDIPAEIGDTIIACIIYFAATSVLINNLMNAFAKKFAKGGN encoded by the coding sequence ATGAGACTTCGAGTCAATAAGGACTTTTCGGTAGGCATCATATCAGTCCTGCTGGGTCTCCTTGCCGGAGGAGTGCTTATGATCTTTTCTGGAAACAATCCCCTTGAAGGATACCGGTATCTGTTCGCGGGCGGACTGATGAACTCCGAACGGGTGGGAAACACGCTCGCGATGGCGACTCCCCTCATCCTCACCGGACTTTCGGTTGCGTTCGCATTCAGAACCGGTCTCTTTAATATCGGAACTCCCGGCCAGGTAATCGCCGGAGGGCTGACCGCGACGGTCATCGCCCTCACCGTCCAGATGCCCCGCCCCGCCCTCCTCGCCTTCATGCTCGCGGCGGCCCTCCTCGCGGGAGCCGTCTGGGGCATCGTTCCCGGATTGCTGAAAGCCCGCTTCAACGTGCACGAGGTCGTCTCCGGAATCATGATGAACTGGATCGCCTACTGGATCGCCTATTACTTCATTCCGGCCTACTTCAAGGGAAGCTTCGAAACAGAATCGCAGCATATACCGAAGATCGCTTCGCTGAAAACGGATTGGCTCACCGGGCTTTTCGCGGGGTCCTACATCAACCTGGGAATTTTTCTCGCGGTCATAGCGGTTGCGATAATCGCCGTAATCCTCAAGGAAACCGTTCTGGGCTATCAGCTCAAGGCAGTCGGTTTCAACCGCCACGCCGCCGAATATTCAGGAATCAGCGTGAACCGAAACATCATACTGTCCATGATGATTGCCGGCGGACTTTCCGGCCTCGCGGGCCTCACGCTCTACACGGGATACACCTCGTCGTTCCAGATCGGAGTCATGCCGAGCCAGGGATTCGACGGAATCGCGGTGGCGCTTCTGGGAGCGACCTCGCCGGTCGGAGTCGTGGGAGCAGCCCTCTTTTTCGGCATACTGCAGTCGGGAAAAGGCTTTATGAACGCGATGACCGATATTCCCGCGGAAATCGGGGACACCATCATCGCCTGCATCATTTACTTCGCCGCGACCAGCGTGCTGATCAACAATCTGATGAACGCATTCGCGAAGAAATTCGCGAAGGGAGGAAACTGA
- a CDS encoding ABC transporter ATP-binding protein, translating into MMKIENIGVVFNPGTPDENRALRDVSLDVNRGDFVTVIGSNGAGKTTLYNIIAGTYAPTEGKISIRDIDVTKSPEFRRARYIGRIFQNPLLGTAGKMSLEDNMVICHKKGYKGLSISLNNKLREYFRERLRELDMGLENRLKDNVEQFSGGQRQALTLLMAVLSEPDILLLDEHTAALDPRNAEIVMNLTRSFAERYNLTVMMITHNMGHAIEYGNRLLMMDSGEIVLDIGAQEKSRLTIDQIVQRFRDIKKKELANDQLLLHV; encoded by the coding sequence ATGATGAAGATCGAAAACATCGGAGTGGTGTTCAATCCGGGAACGCCGGATGAAAACAGGGCGCTCAGGGATGTATCGCTCGACGTGAACAGGGGAGACTTCGTAACGGTCATCGGCTCGAACGGGGCGGGAAAAACGACTCTCTACAACATAATAGCCGGAACCTACGCGCCGACCGAAGGAAAAATCTCGATCAGGGATATCGATGTTACGAAAAGCCCCGAGTTCCGCAGGGCCCGGTACATCGGACGCATTTTCCAGAATCCGTTGCTCGGAACAGCCGGAAAAATGAGCCTCGAAGACAACATGGTCATATGCCACAAAAAAGGCTACAAGGGGCTTTCCATAAGCCTGAACAATAAACTGAGGGAATACTTCCGCGAACGGCTGAGAGAGCTGGACATGGGGCTTGAGAACCGCCTGAAGGATAATGTCGAGCAGTTTTCCGGCGGCCAAAGACAGGCGCTCACGCTGTTGATGGCCGTCCTGTCCGAACCCGACATTCTCCTCCTGGACGAGCATACCGCCGCCCTCGATCCGCGCAACGCTGAAATCGTCATGAATCTGACGCGCTCGTTTGCGGAACGATACAACCTGACGGTTATGATGATCACTCACAACATGGGGCACGCGATCGAGTACGGCAACCGGCTGCTCATGATGGACAGCGGCGAGATTGTCCTGGATATCGGAGCGCAGGAAAAATCCCGCCTTACTATCGATCAAATCGTTCAACGCTTTAGAGACATTAAAAAGAAGGAACTGGCGAACGATCAGCTCCTCCTCCACGTATAA
- a CDS encoding FeoA family protein has product MGLCELENGKRGVVVRVEGGCGAREHLLELGLVPGVPVRMLEKAGGGPLLLEVLGSRVMLGRGIAGKVIVR; this is encoded by the coding sequence ATGGGCTTATGCGAACTTGAGAACGGTAAACGCGGTGTTGTTGTCCGGGTCGAAGGCGGATGCGGCGCCCGCGAACATCTTTTGGAGCTCGGTCTTGTTCCCGGCGTTCCCGTGCGCATGCTGGAGAAGGCCGGAGGCGGCCCCTTGCTTCTGGAAGTTCTCGGCAGCCGCGTTATGCTCGGCCGCGGCATCGCCGGAAAGGTGATCGTGCGCTAG